tttcgctctctctctctctctttctctcactgTCTTTCTACATTTTTCGCTTCTGTTCACAATCAATCAATCCGAAATGAAGAGTATTTCCAACTTCCTTTAGAAGAGATTCCTCAAATGCGGCCTAGGATTGGATAATGCACTACGCAGGGCTGGATCTACATATTGTATCAAGTGTGTGAGTGTTCTCTATATTTGATTTAGATTTAGTTTTAGCATTTATTTGAAGCAATTTCTCGTTTTCATGTTTTcgtattatttttctttcaaaaATATTCACTGCTTacgtttttttaaatttcatcAATTGTACTACATGTAAATttcatataattatttataggttttagttttttagttttatgcTTGGTATTTTTCGTATAAAAAACACATATTGACCAATTTGTTCTTGTTTAGATGTTCAGTAAACGTATTTAGATTTTTAATAAGTTCGAATTCAATACTTTTCCTTTTTCAGAGTCTTTCGTATCGTTTAAGTATTTCAATATATGTACtaacagtttttttttattctttttcttttatattttgtggttcAGCTAAGTTAAAagtattttatttacatttttatatcaAAAAAGTCCAtacaagatatatatataaaaataaataaaacacaatttACGTTATGTCCGTTTATTAATTGCAAAAacgttattttttttgttttttgttttttttttgttttgtcctatttttttctgttgtataaattgtatatatcaaatattgttttattttttatatattttttgtttttgtttttttgtcgtACTTTATtcataatatgtatatgtataaaaaagaattaaacAAAGTATAAAAATGTCTCAACGTTAAATCTACCAGGAAACTCTACTAGCAACtacaaaacatacaaaaatatatattaagaattaggcataaaaaatattcatatactcgtatataggATGCCATATATGACGGCATAACACTAGGATCCATatcaaaaacaacataaaCATTGATCTATAACAAGATTCTCTATCGAACTAAAAGCTCGGAAATGGGATAAACTAAATGTCTTTGACTAATCATCTTCGCTTCTTGGAATTCGCTCGAGGGAACAGACCAACAGATCACAAGATCAAAGCTGAAACCCAATACAAAACAACACTGAACCGATTCTTAACTCTATACTATATAGTGCTATAGTGTACAAAATAGCACGCTACTCAAGATTTCAGATTCCAGATTCCAGATATCCATTCCCAATTACAGCGAAAAACATTGAGCGGggttcctctctctctcctctctcgactctttctctctctatcgacTTTCGTTTTGGTATATagtaaaatatttgtttgatAAGTTACAGCTTTGATAGCATATTTAAATCggatttttgtttctttcgttttttttttgtaacattTTAAACAGTTAAAGTATAAGgtatatgtttatataaaagtataaaaatctataaaatattgaatttgactacatttaaaaaaaaaaacatcatcATTACAcgcagtttttgtttttttcattACAGCTTACCGATTACCGATTACCGTAAccgtttcagtttcagttttcgcTTCCGCTTTGTAACAGATTTTGCCTTTTTAAGAGACTAGCATTTCATTACTTTGAAAGTTTTAGAACAACgcatttgtttaaatatttgcacaaaatgTATTACACTACATAGAGCAGGCGCCTGCCGTTATACTCGTCGTATTTGATAATATTTAATTGGTTTACCTTcgatttctttttttgttttttggtttgtttgttttttttttggtgtagattcttttgcttttttaatACACATTATTTGGTAGttattacaaaaaatacaaattaaaacaaacGAACGCTCAAGTCCTCTAATTATGtagtttaaaaaatatatacatatatagtatatatattatatatgatacatacatacatacatatgtcgtAGTTTAATTGTAATATaaaaattctagaaaaattgctattaatttgttgttgttgttgttgttttagttTTCCTTTTCAAACTTGAGTTACAACTTTTGCATGacttgaattttatttttgtatttttatttggttttaatttttgttgttttttcgttttgtaaAGAAAGCGCGAGCAAAAATTTGCTAATAGATTTGACTatcatataataatatatatgtatttatgtatatatatcagATACACATATGCCAATATGCACGTTTAAAAGTCCAAAGCAGCTTGGGCTTTCGTTCCTTCATTCCTCTCGTCCTGTCGTCCTCTCGTCCTTCCATCCTACCTTCTGGGTTCTTGGTTTGTCTCAAATTTCGAATTCTTGAATTAGTTTCGTAGTACTTTTTGTTGGTAGTATAGAAAAAATATCGTATTTCGTATTGTTTCTCCcgttctcttctcttctcttcaccGTTcctttcgttccgttccgctctgttccgttccgttccgttccgcaCCGTTCCGTTCTGATCAACAACTCgtataaattacaaaataagTTTGCCTGTTTTCCCCctcaatttcatttttgatAATTATCCACAAGTACTGCACTTATTCTAGATATACCATTTGATTGCGCGTCTAGGATACCGTTAAAGGGAAGAGAGAACTTCTTAAGAACATGTTCGTATTGTACAAAAGAGCAAACCAGCAGGCAAACCAATCTGCATAGTTGAAGTACAGTTTTAGCTTTGGGATCGTTAATATTTAACTACTTCGGTTATACGATTGCacatatcatcatcatcatcatcgtcatcatatcatattatatacatatatatataaatatatatgcatgtaccTATATAGTTGCGTATAATACGTTTGTTTGAATTCTTGTTTATGAGATAGTATTGCACATAAGTTGTATATATGTTTAGATTTAGATTCCTTTAGATGTTTTAGCATTTGTTTCTCTATGTCGCAGCGTTTCAATTgcgttttcttttcatttttagtTTCATCTttatcttcatcttcatctttcTTCTTCAATCTCCATCGTTATCTTTATCTTCATCATTAATTCTCGTCTTCAGTTACAGATTTGGACTAAACTAATTTCTCGAATAACAATTAgagtaataaaaaaaagtgtaTACAAAAAGTTTCTATATAAAAAGTTTGTCTAATACAAGTATTCATAGGGttaataatatatgtatgtcatATATCAAAATGGTTTCATACATtgcagatatatgtatgtacatatatctttcATCTAGAAATATTTTCTAGTTTTTCTTGCACCTTCTTGTcgctcctctctctcgctctctctctgcaacACGCCCAGCAATCAATCGAAGGGTGTACTCGTACTtataacaacaaaacaattCGTAAATAAATAAGGCCAAGCGTGACATTAAACAATACaacaaaatcataaataaatcataataCTGAACACAAGCAATtttactctccctctctctcgctctctttggaTGGAGAGCATCtagttattaattattattattataatagtttttattattattattatttcgtACAATGCCCAATggcaaaaatgcaaacaattttcagtTTCAAATTTGTTTAGTGTTTTGTCTAGAGAATCTAAACGTCTGTGTCGACTAGTGTAAAATTGTAGATGAGCCTATATGATAGGGTCGGTCGGGGTCTTTTTCAAAGAGTTGCATTAATACAGGGTCCTTGCATATGTGGGACAAGGGACAAGTGTGCGAAAATCGTAGTGTGCACTCTCCACCTGGTAGTAGCTGTCACAAGTGTTTCTCGGGTGTTCCTATGTATTCCTCGTACGATTTTCGCACAACTACAATATTTCAAATGCCATTATGATGCAGCACAATCAACaagttcaagttcaagttcaagttAAGTGGAGGCTATATGGTGTTCTTTCACCAACTGGGCTGGGCATCCGGCTCTCGGCTGTCGGTTGCAATCGGTTAAAATCTATGACTTGAATTCATGAACATTCATAAGAGATAGTGTGAAATAGTGTAATCGAGTTATTAAGTATGAATAGTGTATTATTAGTGTAGGTCAAAAATCGATACGCAGATGTTATCGAGTATCAGACTTCAGCTCTAAAGCCAAGCTGGGATATATTTTTGGTTGCCAGTTacccaatgccaatgccaatgtaGTCACTAACGCCTACGATCAAATGTGTGATGGTGTAGGATTGAGTGCATATAATCGAATTTAAAGTTGGAAAATATCAAGGATATTGAATTGTGTATGATTATGCAAGCGAAACAGCTATAGGAGATAGCGCTGAATTAATTGTCCTCCACACAGGGCCGGGGTCCGCTTTCGGTTGCCCGGCTAATTGATGGGTAGTGTTATCGAAAGTGtaatgtttttttggtttttggttgtcAAAGTGCTGCCAAAGTGTTTCCAAAGTGTTGCCAAAGTAAGGATTTATAGGTGTTATAAGTGTTGATGAGAATGGAAGAAACTCCTAATTACATCATTCAGGTGTTGGTGCAGCATTTTTTTTGCTCATATTTTCTGTCTAAAGTTAGGAACTTTTCGGAAGATTCTCTGACCCAACCATGCTCAATTATCATTCTTGGACTAGCCTCGATTGGCATACAGAAGATGGCCTCTTAGGTGGTGGTTTAGGATAACATTATCTACGAGGGGTACAcatatatcatatcatatGCCTTATGCGAGGATTTTTTGGCTGGCTAAAGGAAGTATCTTGAACATACcctttgcatttttttggttgtgtttttGGTGGTCTTTTGTGAGATAAAATGGCAAACTCTAATGGATTCACCGATTGTAAAAAATaatgtacaaaaaatactGCGTAGGCGTCTATCAAaatgaaaaactaaaattCCATACAGATACTATAAAATGAGAgagagttaaaaaaaaaaaaaaatacatatagcCGATCgctaaataaattaaaactaaagCTATGTAGGCGAGTGTTACAAGAAATCATTTCTAGACTCTGGcggctgttgcagttgcagttgcagttgcagttgcaggaCTGCCTCGTCTCCTACTGCTAGGCCGATACTAGCCTAGTGGTTGCTTTCTCATTTCTCATTTGTTTTCTGTCTCGAGTTCGCAGTCGAGTCTCGTCGTCGCGACTGACAAATGTCTTTTGCgtgtgggagtgtgtgtcCACGTGTCTGTGTCTCGTGTGGTGTCTTATATGCTAGTTTACGAATTTTTCCTGCCATTGCTCCTGTGCTTGCATCGGCTCCGCTACAGATGCCATGGCGTATGCatatgctgatgctgatgctgatgtggatgtggatgctgctcCTGACTCTAgtgttgctgttggtattTTCGTTATGGGTCTGGGCACTGCCAGCGCTGCGTCCAACAGGCGGTGTCTCTGCTCTCTCTGTTGGCGTCTCTCGTCGTGCAGCGCGGCCTACCAGCGCCGCCGTTAACACCAGCGAAAAGGCACGGCACGGGGCCGGTCGGCGCCCTCCTTGACCAGAGGCTTGTGATACTCCCTGCCAGGACGCGAGTGGATCACGGCCCAGCAGTGCTCGCAATAGTACTGCAAGCAGGTCACGTTGGCGCAAAAGAAGGGCGCGAACTTGCCGCCGCAGCGCTGGCCCTCGCACTCGTCGCACATCTGGTCGTCGAGGACATAGGGCTTGACCTCCACCCGCTTGTCGATATCACCATGCTGCAGCTGGACGAAGCGTGCCGAGATGGCGGCTATGTAGCTCTGTTGATTGGAGAAGGCCACGCGGCCGGCGCCCTTCGGGTACTTGAGCTCGGGATCGGTGTCGATTCCGGCGTAGCACACACCTCCGTAAAGACGGTCCATGATCATGGCCAGCTCGAAGGCTTTCAGGGGCCGAGGCACGCCGCCCACAAACACCGTCTTGCGAGGGTCCAGCGACATGGTAGCGTCCAGCACGTAGTCTGCATCAGCCAGGCGCCAGGGCCGAATCTGCACGGCCTTGTCCTTGATGGTGGGCGAGGAGACGCACAAGTAGAGCTTGTCCTCGTCCGTGATGCACGAGTCGATCAGCTGCTGCACACTGCTCTCGTCCTGGAAGAGCAGGAAGGCGTAGCCCTTGGGTGGAAAGTACGACttggactcggccttgtgcggCCAGTCGACGACCAGCGGTCCGAAGCGCCGGAACGATGTGGTTATCTCGTCCTCGTCAATGTCTGGGGGCAGACCGCCCACGAATACCTTCCGCGAGAAGCGGGCCGTGCTATCCCCGGCCCCCTGGCCCCCGTTGCCACCCTGGATGGGCGAGTGGGGCGAGTGCGGAGAGTGGCGCGATGGTGAGCCCATCTTGAGGGCATTCAGATAGGCCGACGGATCGTTGGAGTTGGCCGCTATGGCAATGGCATCTGCCTCGCTCAGGTGCTTGGGCCCCCCCAGCACTCGCATTCTGTCCTGCAGCAGGGCCAGATTGTTGTCCCCGTTGTTGCCCAGCGACATGTTGCGCATATACTCGGTCAGCGTGTTATCCATGCCGccgcccccgccgccgccgcccccgccATGGTGCATCTGTCCATTGGATGGCATCATGTTGCCATAGCTGTTGCCCAAGTATGGGGCATCTCCGCCACCAGTGGCGCCGGCCGTGGGCATGCCACCGCTACCATTTCCACCGAGACCACCATTGCCGATGGACAGAGTCGGTATGTTCATGTGCCCGCCACCGGACATGCCACCGTCCATCATATGCGATCCAGATCCTCCGTAGATGGCCGTCGGGGAGGTGCCCTTGATGGGGAAGGATATGCTGCGTCTGTACTTGGGCGACACGCCCGACATCTGGAGGGGAATGGGCGAGATTCCACCGCTGCTGCATCCCGCCTGTGAGCCATTGTAGGGCgatccgccgccgccaccgccaccgcctccgccgttGCCTCCACCTGGGGACGAGGGACTGTGGGCTCCTCCAtcccgcagctgctgctgctgctgctgatgatgatgatgcagtGCACTCAGATTCGGAGatagctgctgctggtgcagttgctgctgctgctgctgttgctgctggtggaggtgctgctgctggggcggcGGCTTGCTGAGATTTAGATTGGGCGGCAGGCCGCTACAACTGCAGGGAAGGACAACAAAGATGAAGAGAGGCTTTTACAACATTGGCAATTTGAATGGATGATGATTGTGGATTTTGTCTGtgattcggtttcggtttcagatTCGGATTCGTATTCGGACATCCGATTCGGATACTACTATGTTTTTGCATTATAAAAAGGAGCAATTGGTCAAAGATTTGCTTcggttttatttgttgttgtttggttaaatactaaaatgtacaaaaataataatgcatttgtatgtgtgtgtgggtgtgggggtgggggtgggggtgtgtgtgtgtgtgtgcttaacCCATTGCCGCCCAGcgttacaaaaaaataataacgcAAATATTCGAAAGAAATTTTTGATCAGCTGATAAGATATTTCGTCTTGCGGGGCTGGACTTCTTGGAAGGCTACAAATAGATATGCAGATATCGCTGATACTTCACACGCATACACTCGAGAAACGATGAATATTTACATTATTCTTGGGGGtttatctatgtacatatctacatGCAATGTCTCTGAAAGCTATGCAGGAATAGATTACTGTAATCTTCGATAGGGATTGCTAAAACTATAGTGCATAGAAACCATCCAATGGTAATAGCTGTACCTATGCGACTAGGCTCTTCTCTGATAGATCATTCTAAGCCAATACTAATCCTCAAACAAATCTTGAAttgctcctttttttttggtatttctttATAGGCTcgtaattatttattatatttttatagatttctCTCAgatctgttgttgttgttgttggcggtTGTGGTGTAggattgctgttgctgtggtaAATGGTGTGGATGGTGGTTtttggtggcggtggcggtgggtggcagtggtggtggtatttttctttagtttttttttttggtggtgaCTTGGTTTGTTTTGCTAGAGATCCAATCagaatgaaaatttaaattacgctggctttatttatttttgtatatttggcGATTTAGAAGGCAGCTCGTTATGGggcttatttttaattgttttttgttttgttttttgttgttagttCTTGTTTGGCACTGTGCTTGTTTGGTTTCCTTTCGTTTAGGGGATTTTTCAACACTTTCttgactgctgctgcactgACACTGGTTTAATGGTTAGTTCTCGAAGGAAACGGCCcagaaaaacaaacgaaaccgatacagatacagatacagagatagagatagagagagagagggagagagagagagagaagacaacaaaagaaatCATATGCCGACGCGTAAAGTGGTGGTGGCACAGTGGGCGGCAAGGGGTTAATAAATatcaaatacatatgtaaatatgtatgtatgataatAGAAAACTAAACTAGTTCAAATCgttatgttgttgctgttgctgttgctgctgttggtgtaATTTTGTGGGCTATTTGTTGGTGTATTGGCACTATCATGCTAATTGattgaacaacaacaaaaacaatacaaaaactCACTGCATGTCAAACTGTGAGGCCAAGACGCGAGAAGAGACATGAATTTGCATGGAaacttttcatttaaaaattacAAACACGTTGCCACGCAGATGAGAGGATGGGGCAAGGGTTTTGACTGTTGCTACTTCTGGTGGCTGCTTGCCATGCCGTTCATGCTGTTCATGCCGttcatgatgatgatcatgTTGATGATGAAATGTGTGTGTAACAAACATGTTGGAACGTGTACAAGTGTAAATAGATAAAaaagcaaccagcaaccagcaaacAGAGGGGGAAAATGGTGGATGGAGCTGTGATGGCAGCAATGCTACCCACCGAtggtggtggctggtggctggtggatggtgggctggtgtggtgtggtttcGTCTGGCTATGCTTTTGATAAGAGTCGCCCCCTCAGGtaacaagagcaacaacagcaacagtaacgACAACAACCCTGACAAGAGGCTGGCGATAACGACAGCGGCgtcggcgacggcgacggcgacgactgtcgacagtcgacagtgttgaaaaatgcaattataGAATGCAATTAGCTCTAGAAACTTAATTAAAAAGGTAACGGAAATGAatccagagaaagagagcgagacgGGGGAAAATGGGAAACGGGAAAAAAGGAACATGAACGAACATGACAACTGCCACAGGAGCTTAGGGGTTGGAGCCGGGAGCAGCgtatacaaaaaaacagaaaaacaagaaagaaaaaaatagtTAAATCTGATTGACACGAGAAATTGAAAATCCGACAGCAAAAAGTCTTTAAGAATACATCTAGCACACTCGTACTCActctcgtactcgcactcgcactcactctcgtacttgtacttgtatCTACCGTACCACACGGCACATGGAAATCAATAAAGCGAATCAGGCGCAATGACGTCAAACGATGGGAGGAGAAGAGGCCGCTCAGCCAGACTAAAGCTCAGGtagcaccagcaacagaaacagaaccacaaccacaaccacaaccagaGCCAGAAATCAAACAGAGCTCTAGACTTGcagattttaatatttaaaatgagAAATGGAGAGAAGccacaaatgaaaatggaaatggaaatggaaagggGGGAAAGGGGAAGCACACTCACAGAAACAAAGCATGGGCGAGACGATGGGCACGTGACGTGACGTTGATGGGACATGCCCCACACCCACTAAAGGGAACCACCGCCCACACGGCCAGACGGGGAGGCACTTGAGCTGAAAGTTGCAGACGGACTTGGGCACGGggcaggggggtggggaaaTGTTGCATGTTTGTAGGCAGCATAAACAAAGCAGGCTGCACTCCACAGATGCTCCACGTAGAACACAACTACAAATGCAGTTCTCGGtgacaaagcaacaaaagcagtctaggcccagagccagaaccagagccagaaccagagccagagccaggctgGAAAGCAGGCAAGTTTACGGCCATTGGCAGCCGAGGCAACGCCGCCGAGAACGCATTAAAAATGCACAAGTGGTGCAGGACTcgtacatacaaaaaaataaaagtaaaaaatcaaAGTCACAAAACTGCAGTAAAGTCATTTTTTAGGTCCAACAACCAACGGTCAACGAACTTCGGGAGAAACATAAAAAACACTACAGATTGAATGTGGCGGAAGGAAATGCACGAAtcggggtttggggtttggggatCGGGGatcaataaaagccaaaataCAGCTTAACATAACCTCCTATCACGAGGAAGCCTTTCGGTTGTTGACCAACACTCTTGGTTAGAGGTACTCCAGCAGATGCCGTTGATATACCAGCTTCTTCTCCCTGCATTGGGCGGCACGAATCACATCGGCAGCAGTTACTGGAATACCACTAttgcatacatatttgtgtatgccgtatgtacgagtattaatGCATGCAATTTCTATagatgtgtatgtgtgtgtgtgtggcaacaacaaacaacaacaacgattaTGTTAGGGCGTTTTCAACtatacttttttgttttcttttttttggttagtgTACATTTAAGTCCCCGAATACCCCGAAAAAAAGGATAGTGTTGTAAAATGTAAGCTTGTCATGTGGGGAAGCACTCACCTTTTGCGATTGAAGAAGCCACCGCCTTGCATGTAGTTATTGCGCAGATTTACTTCTTCGTTCTGTGGTGCGATGATCGATCCAATGCGGCGACAGGAAAGCGTTCAGAAGGAATGAAAAGAAAGGAGAGGaagggaagagaagagaagataacattttgcaacaatgagtaATATTGCCAAATGATTTTGCAACGAGCACATCTGTTGCAAGTTTTTGGCAACGTTTGCAGCGGTCAAATATTTACGCGGACCCGGTCCCGCAAAAATAGACACAATTTGAatgacaaacacacacgagCGGGAGCCAGAGCGGGAGCCCGAGACCGAGCCCGAGCGCACGCTCtctgccaacaacaacaacagagcgCGCAAGGGAAAAACTAAATTTTCTGCTCTTTAAAAAGTGAAACCATTACAGTGGCAGTGTTGAAGAgcggcagagtggcagaggcGTATCAGGGAATAAGTGTACTACTAATTTGGGCAAGCAAATGCTAATTGGCAACTGCCGCACCGCACTGTACCGCACTATGCCGCACCGTCTCGACAGACGAATAAACGAATGAAGGAATGAACGATCGCTGTGGCGCGTTCTGTATAATTTATGTATAATTGCGATAAATCGGTTCTACGACAAACGCAACGAAATGAATCATAATTTggggctttggattcggtgaTAACAAACGACGGAGCCGAAAACGTAAACAAGAATGAAAGGCACTGTTCTGGGGGGGATGGCGAATGTTTAGATACCCTGTTTTGTATTTAGCAACTTATAAGAGGACCTTTCTGTTTTGGTTCTGTGGGTTCTGTGACAGGGCAGGGCATTTACTTATGGATACTCACGCTAAAGAGAGCCGCCTGCATCTGTTGGTGCGAGGGGCTGCTGGAGAGGGAGTCGCACGTCATCCCGGCGGCATTGAGGCCCATCCCGTTGTTCTTCATGCCCAGCAGCGTGGGCGAGGCATCGCCGCCGCCACTGGCCCCACCGCTGGGACTGTGCTTGTTCTGGTGGAATGACTGTAGGATGTCATCCAGCGACTCGTCGTTGGCATTGAAGCGCACTGTGATCGgcgtgctgctgttgctcagGCCGGGCGGCGACTTGGATGATGATGCTGTCGTCATGCCGCCACACGCTGCGTTCGAGGATGTGGGCGATGTGGCTGCGGATGCTGACGCGGATGTCGATCCGGAcaggttgctgttgctgccactggcactgcttGTGGCGCTGCTGGCTGTGGGGGGGGTGTGGAGAAGGGGCAGGGAGGAGAAACCAGGTCTGCTGTTAGCTGTTTGTCATCCGTCACACTTTCTGGCTTCCCTTACCCTTTGGTAACTTGAGCGAGTCCATGGTGCCCGCACCAATGTGGGTGGTTATACGGCTGCACTTGAGCTGCCCCGGGGGCTGCGCGTCACTTCAGCTGTTGCCTTAGCCTACATAGAAAGTGGGCCAGAGCAGCGCACGTTGGAATTCCAATTCGGATTGGAATTGGTAAGTGTATATCCATCCAAAAAACATCAATCAGTCGCCAGCCAGTCAGTGTcggcaaaagaaaagagaaatacatagaaacagaaacagaggagagagaaaagaacGTGAGGGAACGTTAGATAAGTGATAAGTTAATCATATTTCTGCTCTGTACAATCGGTTCTTCGAAATGTC
The sequence above is a segment of the Drosophila pseudoobscura strain MV-25-SWS-2005 chromosome X, UCI_Dpse_MV25, whole genome shotgun sequence genome. Coding sequences within it:
- the LOC4812428 gene encoding translational regulator orb2-like isoform X3 yields the protein MDSLKLPKASSATSSASGSNSNLSGSTSASASAATSPTSSNAACGGMTTASSSKSPPGLSNSSTPITVRFNANDESLDDILQSFHQNKHSPSGGASGGGDASPTLLGMKNNGMGLNAAGMTCDSLSSSPSHQQMQAALFSNEEVNLRNNYMQGGGFFNRKSCSGLPPNLNLSKPPPQQQHLHQQQQQQQQQLHQQQLSPNLSALHHHHQQQQQQLRDGGAHSPSSPGGGNGGGGGGGGGGSPYNGSQAGCSSGGISPIPLQMSGVSPKYRRSISFPIKGTSPTAIYGGSGSHMMDGGMSGGGHMNIPTLSIGNGGLGGNGSGGMPTAGATGGGDAPYLGNSYGNMMPSNGQMHHGGGGGGGGGGMDNTLTEYMRNMSLGNNGDNNLALLQDRMRVLGGPKHLSEADAIAIAANSNDPSAYLNALKMGSPSRHSPHSPHSPIQGGNGGQGAGDSTARFSRKVFVGGLPPDIDEDEITTSFRRFGPLVVDWPHKAESKSYFPPKGYAFLLFQDESSVQQLIDSCITDEDKLYLCVSSPTIKDKAVQIRPWRLADADYVLDATMSLDPRKTVFVGGVPRPLKAFELAMIMDRLYGGVCYAGIDTDPELKYPKGAGRVAFSNQQSYIAAISARFVQLQHGDIDKRVEVKPYVLDDQMCDECEGQRCGGKFAPFFCANVTCLQYYCEHCWAVIHSRPGREYHKPLVKEGADRPRAVPFRWC